The DNA sequence AGCAGAAATTAAAACTAATTCACATTCTTGAGGTAAATAATTTTTTATCTTTGTTGCTATATTTTTTAAATCAAGTTGATAGGAAGCAAATCCTATGGCTAACTTAGTTTTAAATTGCAAATTACTTAAAGTATTTTCAATTTCGTCTTCTAAAAAATAAAGAGTTTCCAAAGGTTTTGTTTTTATGATTTTTTTTTCATTTTTTTTAAAAAAGCTGTGAAACATTATTAACCTCGATAAATGTTATTCTTATTAAATCTATATATCTGTAAATAAGATTTTAATAAGATAATTAAAACTGTTTTTAATTGTAGTAAAATTTTATTAATGATAAAAATTATAAAATTTTATATACTAAGTAAATTGAAATTTAGTTATAATACATTTTTTAGTGAGAAATTTTGTAATTTAGTTTAGTCAAGGAAAATCTATGGCATCAGATATGAATGAAATTTTATTACAAAGTGTTGAAGTTCTACCTTCTTTGCCTGACACAATCAGCAAATTAAGAAAATATATTGAAGAATCAAGAAGCAATCTAGAAATCAATAAGATCGCTGATATTATCTCAAGTGATCCCTTAATGACAACCAAACTTTTACGTTTAGCCAATTCTCCTTTTTACGGCTTCTCAAGAGAAATTACTTCTTTGAATCAAGTTGTATCTTTACTGGGTATAGGGAATATTATTAATACCATTATGGCAGATTCTATAAGAGATAATTTTAAAATCGATGTTTCGCCTTATGGTTTAAATACTAAAGATTTTATAAATAAATGCAGCGAAGAAACTGCTTTTATTACAGATTGGCTCAATGAAGAAGATAAAAAACTGTCTCACTTTTTGGTTCCTTGTGCTTTGATATTAAGACTTGGTATAGTTATTTTTTCTAATTTTTTAATTCAAAATAATAAAGACGCTGAATTTTTAGAACATTTAAAAAAAATAGATTTTAGAGATCTTTCTTTAGTAGAAAATGAATTTTTAGGAGTTGATCATATTTCTTTTTTAGGCTTTTTGCTTTATCGTTGGAATTTTGATGATATATTAACAGAGACAATTTGTTTTATAAGATCTCCTCATGCGGCACGTAATGAAGTTAAAAAATCAGCTTATGCCTTAGCCGTACTTGATCATTTATTTATGCCGCATAGAAATTTTTCTGTTTTTAATGTAAAAGCGTCTATTGCTTTAATCGAAGAAGCTAAAACTCAAGGTGTAAAATTTAATTTAGATAATTTTATTTCAAAACTTCCAAAACAAATTAGAGAAGAAATAGAAAAAGAAAAAAAATAAGTTTATTTTTTCTTTGATTTAATGAAAAGTATTATTTTACCTCCTAATGAATTTTTAGATCATTATGTTTTAAATGCTGAATTTCACCGTTTAGTAGGCATTTCTAAAAATGCTTATAAATTTTGGAAAAATGTAGAAATAGGAAGATACCAAGGAACACGTGTTATTTTTTTGCATAAAAATTCTATTCTAAAAAAACATCAAGAAAAATTAAAATTATGCACAAATTTAAATGGTTTTGTATTAGCCAGTGCTTTTTGTTCTTTTACTACCCTTGCTCCTTCGCATTTAGTAAAAAATAATGATTCTTCTATTTATAAGTTATTAGAACTTAAAGAAGTGCAAGGGATTAAATTTGTAAATTTAAAAAAATTTTATGATTTTTTAGGGCTTGATTACCATCAGCATATTTACATAGAAAAATGCCATTTTTTCAGCCCAGCCCCTTTTGAAAAACGTATAAAAATTACTGATAGTATGTGTGTTGGATATTATTGAAGCGATGAATTTTAATCCATTTCATAAAATTCATCTTCGTCTGATTCATCATCATAGGAATAATCATCATCATCGTAATTATAAGATCGATGATTAGCATGAGTATATTCTTCTTCCTCTTCATAAGTATCGTAATCTAAATTTTCTTCTTCATTTTCCATAATTTTCTCCTAAAATTAAAATTATAAAATTATTTTAACTCAAATTTGTTTGCTTTTGATATAATTTTTTGAATTTTTTAAAAGGTTTATTTATGAATTTAACTCATTTAGATGATAAAAATCGTCCAAAAATGGTAGATGTAAGCTCAAAAAATATCACTCAAAGACTTGCTAAAGCAAGTGGAATGATAAGTATGTCTCAAGAAGCCTTTGAAAGTATTAAAAATAATACAGCTAAAAAGGGTCCTGTTTTGCAAACAGCAATTATAGCAGCTATTATGGGGGCAAAAAAAACAAGTGAATTAATACCCATGTGCCATCCTTTGATGCTTTCTAAAATTGAAACTGATATAATTGAATTTGAAAAAGAATTTGCTTTTAAACTTATTGTTACAATTAAATGTGAGGGGAAAACTGGAGTTGAAATGGAGGCTTTAACTGCGGTAAGCATAGGGCTTTTAACCATTTATGATATGGTTAAAGCTATTGATAAAACTATGAAAATAGGCGAAATTATTCTTGAAAATAAGCAAGGGGGTAAAAGTGGTGAATTTGTGCGATCTTAATAAAGAACCCATTATTAATTATCCAACATTTTGGGATTATAAGGTTATTTTTGATATTCATGTGCATGCAGGTGAAATTTTTGAAAAAATATTAGGTCAAAGAGAATTTAAATACAAACACTCTAATACAAGTTCCAATGGAAAATATCAAAGTTTTTTGTTAAGCGTATATGTTGATAGCAAACAAGATCGTCTTGATATTTTTGAAAAGCTTAAGTCTGAAGCAAAATTTGTTATTTAAAGGAAAAATTTAATGAAAAATACTTTGATTATTTTTGAAAATTCTTTATTGAATCTTAGTAAAAAAGAAGCTAAAGATTTATTAGAGGATTTGTGTTTTAATCTTGCTTATAAACAAATCACTCACAATTCTCATTATACGCAAAAAATTCTTAATTCTCTTCTAGTTGAATTTTTAAATATTTTAAAAAAATTAGATTTGCTCGATGATGAAAATACTACAAAAGTTATTAAAGCCTTAGTGAAAGCTAGCATCCAAGATGCACAAAATACGCTTTATGATTATATGAATGAAATTGAAATTCTAAATAAACAAGTTGAAAATCAAAAAAATTTGATAAAAAATCAAATCAGTAATCATTTTTTTGAATTTGAAAATATTTTACAAGAACATCTTGACAATCAAATTTGTAGCAGCTTAAATGATGCAATTTTATTTGATATAGAAATGCTTGGAATTTTAAAAGAAACAGCTGAAAGTGCTTTTTTGACAACCTTAGAAAAAGCTGAAG is a window from the Campylobacter sp. RM10537 genome containing:
- a CDS encoding HDOD domain-containing protein — translated: MASDMNEILLQSVEVLPSLPDTISKLRKYIEESRSNLEINKIADIISSDPLMTTKLLRLANSPFYGFSREITSLNQVVSLLGIGNIINTIMADSIRDNFKIDVSPYGLNTKDFINKCSEETAFITDWLNEEDKKLSHFLVPCALILRLGIVIFSNFLIQNNKDAEFLEHLKKIDFRDLSLVENEFLGVDHISFLGFLLYRWNFDDILTETICFIRSPHAARNEVKKSAYALAVLDHLFMPHRNFSVFNVKASIALIEEAKTQGVKFNLDNFISKLPKQIREEIEKEKK
- the cheQ gene encoding cheVAW transcriptional regulator CheQ; translation: MKSIILPPNEFLDHYVLNAEFHRLVGISKNAYKFWKNVEIGRYQGTRVIFLHKNSILKKHQEKLKLCTNLNGFVLASAFCSFTTLAPSHLVKNNDSSIYKLLELKEVQGIKFVNLKKFYDFLGLDYHQHIYIEKCHFFSPAPFEKRIKITDSMCVGYY
- a CDS encoding highly acidic protein translates to MENEEENLDYDTYEEEEEYTHANHRSYNYDDDDYSYDDESDEDEFYEMD
- the moaC gene encoding cyclic pyranopterin monophosphate synthase MoaC encodes the protein MNLTHLDDKNRPKMVDVSSKNITQRLAKASGMISMSQEAFESIKNNTAKKGPVLQTAIIAAIMGAKKTSELIPMCHPLMLSKIETDIIEFEKEFAFKLIVTIKCEGKTGVEMEALTAVSIGLLTIYDMVKAIDKTMKIGEIILENKQGGKSGEFVRS
- a CDS encoding HP0495 family protein, producing MVNLCDLNKEPIINYPTFWDYKVIFDIHVHAGEIFEKILGQREFKYKHSNTSSNGKYQSFLLSVYVDSKQDRLDIFEKLKSEAKFVI